The sequence GTCCCCTCATCATCCATATTTAACGAGCCCCGACGAAACGGAAGAGTTCCATCATCGACAATGGTACAGACTTCCGATGCCACCCGTTTCCCGATCAAACTTGAAAAGGCGGACGTTTTTTTGCGATTGAAGTCGGCTTCTAAGCCATGGCCAATCGCTTCGTGCAACAAAATACCGGGCCATCCTCCGGCCAGCACTACCGGCATCACCCCTGCTGGAGCATCGACTGCCGACAGATTGAGGATCGCTTCTCGCGCCGCTTCTCGGGCGTAGCTTAAATGGCGATCGCCCTCGCGATAGAATTCGAACGCGACTCGTCCGCCGCCGCCAAAGCTCCCCACTTGGCGATTGTCGTGGTCTTCGGCGATACAGGTAATCTGCAGGCGAGATAAGGGCTGAACATCACTGACTAACGTCCCATCAGATGTTGCCACCGCCACGAGCTTGTACTCGGTGTTAAACGAGGCCATCACGTTCTTGATGCGAGGGTCATACCGTCTGGCTTCAGCATCGATTTCGTTCAGCAGCGCCACACGCTCAGCCGTCGCGACTTCAGCCTTCGCACGCTCCATCGGATAGAGATCTCTCGTGGGACGTCGCTGCGTGGGCACCGGTACGGGAGAATCGCCTTTGGGGGAGTTGGCGATGTACCGTGCCGTGTCGGCTGCAATCTCCAGATCCTTCTTCGTGAGTTCATCCGAGTAGGCAAATCCGGTTTTTTCACCGGACGTCGCGCGAACCCCGACCCCTTGAGAAATGCTCTTGGCCGCGCGCTTGACGATACCTTCCTCCATGGACACCGACTCGGACGTACGGGATTCGAAATAGAGATCCGCATAATCAACATCCCGTACTTTTAATCGATCGAGGGCATGTTGCGCTTCGAGTTCCGTGACGCCGAATTTAGTCAATTGGACCAGCTCAGACATACGTCAGTCTTTCTCTTCTCTGTGTGGGTTAAGGAATAAACAGTATAGCCCAATCATTTCCGTAGTCGCAATGCAACGCGCGCGCTCCCCTCACAATTCCTCAGACAGCTCTCATTCTAGGATTACCGAGTTATCGTTTGACATTCCCTACCCTCACCAGTAGACTCAGGCCACCTCACTCGCCTGCACGCTGGACATGTAGGAGCGTACTCAAGATTTCTATGGCACAGCAGCCATCCTCAAGCCTCGACCACCTTTCAGAAAGCGAATTGACCGCCAAATTGGAGCTCGAACTACTCCCGAAACATGTCGCGGTTATTATGGACGGTAACGGTCGTTGGGCTGAACTTCGTGGCCTTCCACGTATTGCAGGCCACCGTGAAGGCATCAATTCCGTCAGAGAAATGATCACGCTATGCTTGGAACTGGGCATCCGAGCTCTGACAATCTACGCGTTTTCACAGGAAAACTGGAATCGTCCAACTCATGAAATCAGTGCCCTCATGGGGCTCTTGGAACATTATCTTTCGACGGAACGAGCCAGTTTAATCGAGCAAGGGGTTCGCTTCCGCGCCATCGGCCGCCACGATCTCCTTCCGGCATCGGCCCAACACTGGGTCCGCACCACTGAGAAAGAGACCGCGCATCTCGACAAAATGATCCTGACCGTCGCTCTGAGCTATGGCGGACGAGCGGAGATCGTCGATGCTGTGAAAGCACTGATCGACGATGTCCAAACAGGCACCATACAGCCAAACCAAATCGATGAAGCCACGTTCAAAGCGTACCTCTCCACCCATCCGCTTACTGATCCCGACCTTCTGATTCGGACGAGTGGAGAAACGAGGATCAGCAATTTTCTCCTGTGGCAATTGGCCTACACCGAGCTGTGCTTTAGCCCGACGCTCTGGCCGGATTTTCGCCGGCGAGAGTTCCTGCTGGCTTTGATCGAGTTTCAAAGGCGGGAACGTCGATTTGGTCGAGTCCTGAGCACCGTATCGTCATAACACTTGTGGGATATCCCCTCACAACAGAAGTTCTTGCCCATAGCGCAATATTTGTGACGACCTCACCGGCACGCACCCGACGATTCGACCTCCGCCGTCTCTACACCGCACTCGCGCTGATTCCTGCGGTCTACATCATCATCGCGCATCTTGCTCCCTGGGTCTTGACTCTCCTCTTGCTTGTCGTCGGGTCTATTGCGTTGCTGGAACTCTACAATCTGAGCTTTCCTTCGCACGTGAGCCGCCTCCTCATGGGAGGAGGACTCGCAGGCTTCACCCTTACACTTATTCACCCTCATTTTTCCTTCTCCATGCAGGAACTTCTCCTCGGCAGTGTGCTCCTGGCGGCAGTGATCATATCCATCTCCGCCGCGTCAACGGAGCACCGATGGAATGATGCAGTCGTGATTCTCCTCGGCGTGTTCTATGTAGGCTTTCCCCTGAGCACCGTGGTATCGACACGCACCTTGCCTGGCGGCGAATGGCTTGTGCTCTTTCTGGCCGTCGTGACGTGGGCCTCGGATACCGGCGCCTACTATGCGGGAACCTTGTGGGGGAAACACCCGTTGCTTCCGTCCATCAGTCCAAAGAAAACCGTCGAAGGAGTCCTCGGTGGGCTTGTCCTGGCGGTCGGTGTGGCGTTCCTGGCTCAACAGTGGTTCACGTCAGAGCTTTCCCTGGCGGATGCGGTGATCCTCGGACTGCTCCTGACGACAGTGGGCCTCCTCGGAGACCTTTTTGAATCGATGATCAAACGTCGGACTGGGGTCAAAGACTCAGGCGGGATCTTGCCAGGTCATGGCGGAATGCTGGACCGGCTTGATAGTCTCTTGTTCACTGCCCCCACGTTCTACTACTATGTCGCCTACGTTCGAGGCTTGTCGCCCCCTTCATAGAAGAATGGAGAGGAGAGAATATGAAGTCGATTATCATCCTGGGATCGACCGGATCGATCGGGACCAACACACTCGATATCGTTCAGCGGTTTCCCGATGAATTTCGCGTGGTAGGGCTGACGGCCGGTAGCAACATCGACAAGTTAGAAGAGCAGATTCACCAATTCAGGCCCAAAGCCGTGGCCGTCTCGACTGAATCCTCAGCCGCGCTGCTTCGAAGCCGATGTGCCGACCTCAGGGTTGAGATTATGTCCGGCGAAGAGGGCATCAGCCAGGTGGCATCAGTCCTAGATGCTGAGTTGGTGATCTCTGCCATCGTGGGAGGGGCCGGGCTCATTCCAACCTTGTCCGCCATTCGGAGCGGCAAGCACATCGCATTGGCCAATAAAGAGCCGATGGTGATGGCCGGCAAGTTGATGCAGGATGAAGCTCGGAAACATGGTGTCAGAATTTTCCCGGTCGATAGCGAGCATAGCGCGATCTTTCAATCCTTGGAAGGCCACCGACTCGAGGACGTCCGACGTTTGATTCTTACCGCGTCCGGCGGAGCACTCTGGACATTGACTCACGAACAGCTCCAGGACGTGACGCCTGAGCGAGCCTTGCAGCATCCGAACTGGAAGATGGGGTCCAAGATTACCATTGACTCAGCCACCTTGATGAATAAAGGGTTGGAAGTCGTAGAAGCCCGCTGGCTCTTCGATATCCCCGAGTCCAACATTGAGGTCATGGTTCATCGAGAAAGTATTATTCATTCTCTCGTGGAATATCATGATCGTTCGATCATCGCCCAATTAGGGCTTCCGGATATGCGGACCCCCATTTCCTATGCCATGCGTTACCCGGCAAGGATGGCCCTTGATCTTCCCTCGTTGGATCTGACGGAGATCGGACAGTTGTCTTTTTGTAAACCCGACCATGACCGCTTTCCCTGCCTCAATCTCGGATACGAGTCGCTTCGCGTCGGAGGCACCATGCCTGCCACGATGAATGCTGCGAATGAGATTGCCGTCGAGGCGTTTCTCAACCATGGCCTCCGTTTTGTCGAAATCGCGCAAGTCATCCGCAGCACCATGGACGCCCACACTGAGCAAGATATCACCTGTCTCGAAGACGCATTGGAAGCCGATCGATGGGCGAGGGAGAAGGCAGAATCATTGGTCCATGCGTTATCGCACTAACGATTGTTTTGCATTTCATGCGACGTCTGTTAGATTAGAACGGTAGGTAGACTGAGTACGCAACAGGGAGTTCTCATGACATCCGCATTCGCTTGGTCCCCCGATACGCTCT is a genomic window of Candidatus Nitrospira kreftii containing:
- a CDS encoding undecaprenyl pyrophosphate synthase, whose protein sequence is MAQQPSSSLDHLSESELTAKLELELLPKHVAVIMDGNGRWAELRGLPRIAGHREGINSVREMITLCLELGIRALTIYAFSQENWNRPTHEISALMGLLEHYLSTERASLIEQGVRFRAIGRHDLLPASAQHWVRTTEKETAHLDKMILTVALSYGGRAEIVDAVKALIDDVQTGTIQPNQIDEATFKAYLSTHPLTDPDLLIRTSGETRISNFLLWQLAYTELCFSPTLWPDFRRREFLLALIEFQRRERRFGRVLSTVSS
- a CDS encoding Phosphatidate cytidylyltransferase codes for the protein MGYPLTTEVLAHSAIFVTTSPARTRRFDLRRLYTALALIPAVYIIIAHLAPWVLTLLLLVVGSIALLELYNLSFPSHVSRLLMGGGLAGFTLTLIHPHFSFSMQELLLGSVLLAAVIISISAASTEHRWNDAVVILLGVFYVGFPLSTVVSTRTLPGGEWLVLFLAVVTWASDTGAYYAGTLWGKHPLLPSISPKKTVEGVLGGLVLAVGVAFLAQQWFTSELSLADAVILGLLLTTVGLLGDLFESMIKRRTGVKDSGGILPGHGGMLDRLDSLLFTAPTFYYYVAYVRGLSPPS
- a CDS encoding putative peptidase codes for the protein MSELVQLTKFGVTELEAQHALDRLKVRDVDYADLYFESRTSESVSMEEGIVKRAAKSISQGVGVRATSGEKTGFAYSDELTKKDLEIAADTARYIANSPKGDSPVPVPTQRRPTRDLYPMERAKAEVATAERVALLNEIDAEARRYDPRIKNVMASFNTEYKLVAVATSDGTLVSDVQPLSRLQITCIAEDHDNRQVGSFGGGGRVAFEFYREGDRHLSYAREAAREAILNLSAVDAPAGVMPVVLAGGWPGILLHEAIGHGLEADFNRKKTSAFSSLIGKRVASEVCTIVDDGTLPFRRGSLNMDDEGTPTGCTTLIEKGILRRYITDKLNARLMGIPLTGNGRRENYQSVVLPRMTNTFMLAGESDPQDILRSVKNGLYAVSFGGGQVDITNGKFVFSASEAYLIENGQITKPVKGATLIGNGPEILTKVSMVGHDLKLDNGIGTCGKDGQSVPVGVGLPTIKIDEITVGGTQR
- a CDS encoding 1-deoxy-D-xylulose 5-phosphate reductoisomerase yields the protein MKSIIILGSTGSIGTNTLDIVQRFPDEFRVVGLTAGSNIDKLEEQIHQFRPKAVAVSTESSAALLRSRCADLRVEIMSGEEGISQVASVLDAELVISAIVGGAGLIPTLSAIRSGKHIALANKEPMVMAGKLMQDEARKHGVRIFPVDSEHSAIFQSLEGHRLEDVRRLILTASGGALWTLTHEQLQDVTPERALQHPNWKMGSKITIDSATLMNKGLEVVEARWLFDIPESNIEVMVHRESIIHSLVEYHDRSIIAQLGLPDMRTPISYAMRYPARMALDLPSLDLTEIGQLSFCKPDHDRFPCLNLGYESLRVGGTMPATMNAANEIAVEAFLNHGLRFVEIAQVIRSTMDAHTEQDITCLEDALEADRWAREKAESLVHALSH